The Deefgea tanakiae DNA segment GCTGCTTAAATAGATATACCCTTGTTTTTTTCTTAATGAAGCGCATTTTTGTATTGCTCTAGAATCAGCCTATTTCTATTTTGTCGGCTTTAGCTGTACTTTTTTGCGGTTCGCGTAATCTTTTGCTGCGCGGATCGTAAACTTGTCTATAGTAAATGAAGTTTCAATTGTACGAACTGCAGATTATTAATGCATATAACGATTGTTTCTGCATTTTCGTTTCAGTAGTCCAGTATCAATTAAAAATCACTGCGCAGTAAGTTTCGGTAAATTGATTATGTATTAAGGGGGGCAGTATGGCTAAAAAAGTACTTACGGTGGATGACTCAACCTCAATTCGACAAATGGTCGCATTTACGCTTAAAAGCGCTGGTTATGAGGTGGTTGAAGCTGCAGATGGCAATGCGGGCGTGACTCAAGCAAAAAATCAGCAAGTGGATTTAATTCTGACCGATCAAAATATGCCAGGTATGGATGGCTTGACGCTGATTCGCACTGTTCGTGCATTACCTCAATATGCCAGCACTCCAATCCTTATGCTGACCACCGAGTCGAGCGATACGATGAAGCAACAAGGTCGTGCGGTGGGGGCGACGGGATGGTTGGTTAAACCGTTTGATCCGCAAAAATTGCTTGAAGTCGTCCGTAAAGTCATTGGTTAGATCACCCGCAGTAAGGAGTTGGCTATGACAATTGATATGAGCCAGTTTATTGCTGTGTTCTTTGATGAAGCAGCAGAGCATTTGGCAAGTCTTGAGGCCTTGTTGCTTAAATTGAATGTCGCAAATCCAGACGCTGAAGAACTCAACGCCATTTTTCGTGCCGCGCATTCGATTAAGGGCGGTGCGGCAACATTTGGGTTTAGTGATTTAACCGAAGTAACACATATTCTTGAAAATCTACTCGATCGAATTCGCAAGCATGAAACTGTATTGCGTCCAGAGATGGTAGATGTGTTCTTGCGAACGGGTGATGTACTCCAAGACATGTTGGCAGCTCATCGCGGTCAAGGCGATGCGGACGCGGAAGCCATCGTGCAAGTCACCCGAGAATTAGCCCAATTTTCAAATGAAGATAATCCAGCATCTTCTAATGAACGCATTTCAATTGAAATTGCGGCTGGCGATGAATTTGATATGGCCGCCCTGCTGCGTGAGTTAACCAGTCATGGTGAAATTATCGACTATGAGCACGGCGACAATGCACGACCATGGCGATTTCGCATCGACTCCACTCAAATGAGTGCCAGCATTCTTGATTCAATATCGTTTTTAATCAACCCAGAGCGAATTTCTATCTCTGAGGGTGAGGAGTCAGATGCTGGCTATGGTTTATTTACGCCAGCGGAAAAATCGGAATCCACGTCTGCTGATGAAGCCTATGGTTTCTTTGAGCAAATCACTAAGCCTGAAGAAACCACGAATGATGGCTATGGTTTTTTTGAGCCACTCCCTGTCAAAAAAGATGCGCTGGTGGAGGGGGAGGGATTTGGTTTCTTTGTGCCTGCTGAGTCATTGCCGATTCGAGAGACGGTCGTACCACAGGCTGAGGTGGCCGTTACATTAGTCTCTGAATTAAATCGACGCAGTGGTGATCGAGTCGCTGCTGATAGAGCCCCTGCTGGCGATAAGAGTGATACCTCAATTCGGGTTAGCGTAGAAAAAGTTGATCAGCTACTCAACTTAGTGGGCGAGCTCGTCATTACGCAGTCGATGCTGGCGCAAAACGCGCTGCAGCTTGACCCCGTTTTGCATGAAAAACTACTTTCAGGAGTGGCGCAACTGGAACGCAACACCCGCGAGTTACAAGAGTCAGTCATGTCAATTCGGATGATGCCGATCTCTTTTGTGTTTAATCGTTATCCTCGCCTAGTTCGCGACTTGGCGGGCAAACTCAATAAGCAAGTTGAACTGCGCATGATTGGTGAAAACACAGAGTTGGATAAGGGCTTTATCGAAAAGCTATCCGATCCAATGACGCATTTGGTTCGCAATAGCCTCGATCATGGGCTTGAAACCCCCGAGGTTCGCCTAGCGAAAGGCAAACCAGCCCAAGGGAATCTCACGCTCAAAGCCTTTCATCAAGGCGGCAATATTGTCATTGAGGTGAGTGATGATGGCGCTGGTCTTAATCGTGAACGAATATTAGCCAAAGCCAAAGAGCGGGGCTTTAATGTTAGTGATTCAATGCCCGATTCCGAAGTGTGGATGCTAATTTTTGAGGCTGGATTCTCGACCGCGGCCGAAGTGACGGATGTTTCTGGGCGTGGGGTAGGGATGGATGTGGTGCGCAAAAATATCCAATCTATGGGCGGACGCGTAGAAATTCAATCTATGGCGGGAGTTGGTTCAACGATCAGTGTTCGCTTGCCGCTGACTTTAGCCATTTTGGATGGTATGTCGATTGCGGCATCCGATGAGCTTTATATTATTCCACTCACATTTATTATTGAATCGCTGCAGCCGCGTGTGATTGATATTAAAGGCATGGCTGGGCGTGGCAATGTCATTAATGTACGTGGAGAATATTTGCCATTAATTGCACTGTATGAAATTTTTAACTTGCCATCAAAAGTCAACTCATTTGAAGAAGGGATTGCCATTATTTTGGAAGCAGAAGGGCAGAAGATCGCTTTGTTTGTCGATAATTTATTGGGCCAGCATCAAGTCGTTGTTAAAAATCTTGAAACCAATTATCGCCGAGTTCCAGGCGTAGCAGGTGCGACCATTATGGGTGATGGCCATGTTGCATTTATTCTCGATGTTGCGGCTTTAGTGCAAATGGCGCAGCAAATTTCTCCCCCGAATTTAATACCTGTTGCTGCATAAGGAGGAAATATCATGGATGCTTTAATGAAAGATGATGATGCCAATCGTGAATTGCTGGTTTTTGCATTGGGAAAAGAAGAATACGGCATTGATATTCTTAAAGTACAAGAGATTCGTGGTTATGATGCCGTAACTGGCATTGCGAATGCACCAAATTTTATTAAGGGCGTTATTAATCTGCGTGGCAATATTGTGCCGATTGTTGATTTGCGAATTAAGTTCAGTTTGGGGAATGTTGTTTACGATCAATTTACTGTTGTAATTATTATTAATGTTTCTCAGCGCACTATGGGAATAGTAGTAGATGGGGTGTCGGATGTGATGACTTTAGCCACGGATCAACTCCGCGCTGCTCCTGAATTCGGATCTGCGCTCGATACAGCTTATATTTTAGGATTGGGTACGGTTGAAGATCGAATGATTATTTTAGTGGATATCGAAAAACTAATGACCAGCGCCGATATGGCGTTAGTTGAAGCTGTTGCGGCTTAAAGGAGAATGACCCATGAATAATTTAACATTTAGTCGTCGTTTGTCATTCGGTATTGCAGCTATTGTCGCTATGCTGGTGATTTTAGCCGCGGTGGCTTATAGCGCCAGCAGTCGTACCAAAGCAGATATGGAGCACTTATCGGGTGAAACCTTACCGCTGGTTATTGATGGCCAACTACTGATTAACGAAGCCAATACCATCGCCCGTTCTTTACGTAATATGCAAATCATTGGCTTTGCTACTGCTGAAGATAAAAGCAAATCGGCAGAAGAATGGGAGCGTGTAATGGCTTCTAGATCAACAATTAAAGGAATTTTAGAAAAGATTGAAGCAACGGCTAAGCAAGCTAATGATGAGGCTGCATTAAAAGACCTAGCCGTAATTTCGGAAAAACGAGCCATTTTTGTTGGCGCACAAACAAAGTTTAAGGCGCTGTTTGATGCGGGCGATGTGGCTGGAGCGCGTTTATTTGTCATGGGCGAGTTGCGAGATAGCTTCAATACCTACCGAGATGAAATTCTGGCCTTGAATAAACTAGAGCAAGAACAGGCGATTTCTCGTGCAAAAACATTGGTTGAATCGTCACAAGGCACGCAGACCACCATTCTATTCGCGGCGGGCTTAGGTCTGTTATTGGCGGTGGTGATTGCAGTGTTGTTGCTGCGCCGTGTTCGTCAACAATTAGGTGGTGAGTTGGAAACTTTGCAGTCGGTGATTGAGCGGATGGCGGCGGGTGATTTGAGCCAAGATGTGCAATTAGCTGCTGGAGATAACGGTAGCATGTTGGCACAAGTGAATACCCTGCAACTCAAACTTCGTGCCAATGCCAAAACAGCATCAGAGAATGTTCGTATCAAAATCGCGTTGGATTCAGTTTCAACCAGCGTGATGATTGCCGATGCCGAACGGAATATTATTTACTGTAATCGGGCTGTGGATCGCTTGTTAGCGACGGCCGAAGCGGATATCCGTAAAGACCTACCGCAATTTAGCGCGCGCAATATCATTGGTGCCAATATCGATGGTTTCCACAAAAACCCAGCGCATCAACGCGGCATGCTTGATCGTCTTACGACAGAGCATCGCGCCAGTATTGTGGTTGGCGGGCGTACTTTTGCCTTGATTGTTAATCCGGTGATGAATGAAAAAAATGGCCGTGAAGGCTATGTGGTTGAATGGTTGGATCGCACCGAAGCATTGGCGGCTGAATTGCGCGAAAAACAACTCGCCGATGAAAACGCTCGTATTCTGGGTGCGCTGGAATCCACATCAACGAATGTGATGTTGGCCGATGAAAACCGCGTGATTGTGTATATGAATAAAGCCGTAACCAGTATGTTGTCTGGTGTTCAAAACGATTTGCGCAAAGTATTGCCGCATTTTGATGTGAGTAAATTGATTGGTACGAATATTGATGGCTTCCATAAAAATCCAAGTCATCAATCAAGTTTGCTGGCAAATTTAACTAGCGCATATCGCAGTCAAATTACGGTTGCTGGTAAGACTTTCCTATTGATCGCTAGCCCCGTATTTTCCAAGGAAGGGAAACGACTAGGCTCTGTGGTGGAGTGGGTTGATCGTACGCAAGAAGTTGCGGTTGAAGGTGAGGTCGGTAGTTTGGTCGATGCCGCAGTGAATGGCGACTTTACTAAGCGGGTCGATCCGACGGGTAAAGAAGGCTTTATGCTGAAGTTGGCCGAGGGCATGAATCAACTCGTGGCATCGAATGAAGCTGGTTTAAACGACGTTGCTCGAGTATTAGGTGCCTTGGCGCAAGGTGATTTAACGCAACAAATTACTGCTGATTATCGTGGTTTGCTGGGGCAACTGAAAGACGACTGCAACACCACAACGGCGCGTTTGGCTGAAATCGTCACCAATATTAAAGAGGCCGCGAGCACGATTAATGTCGCCTCGCAAGAAATCGCCGCGGGTAATAGCAATCTATCTAGCCGTACCGAGCAACAAGCGGCCAGCTTGGAAGAAACCGCCTCCAGCATGGAAGAACTCACCAGTACCGTGAAACAAAATGCCGAAAATGCGCGACAAGCGAATCAACTGGCCATCGGTGCATCCGATATCGCGGTGAAAGGTGGCGATGTCGTAGGGCAAGTGGTTTCGACGATGGCGGATATCAATGATTCGGCGAAGAAAATTGTCGATATTATTTCGGTGATTGACGGTATTGCTTTCCAAACCAATATTCTGGCATTGAATGCCGCAGTGGAGGCCGCGCGCGCTGGTGAACAAGGGCGTGGTTTTGCTGTGGTTGCTTCTGAGGTGCGTAATTTGGCGCAACGCTCAGCGGGTGCCGCCAAAGAGATTAAGACTTTGATTGGTGATTCAGTGCTTAAAGTCGAGGCCGGCTCGAAATTAGTCGATCAAGCCGGTAATACGATGCAGGATGTCGTCGGCGCAGTGCGACGCGTGACGGACATCATGAGTGAGATCTCTGCTGCATCCAGTGAGCAAAGCGCAGGGATTGAGCAAGTAAATCAAGCCATCACGACAATGGATGAAAATACCCAACAGAATGCGGCGTTGGTTGAAGAGGCCGCTGCCGCTGCGGAAAGTTTGGAAGATCAAGCCAACAACTTAACGCAAACTGTGGGCATCTTTAAATTGGTGGCTGGGCAGCAAGTGAGCCGTTCGGCGGTGGCGCGTGTCGCAGCTCCAAAGTTGGGCGCTTCGCGTCCACCGGCAAAGCAAGCACCTGCTGGGCGTTCAATTCCGAAGCTCGGTTCGGATGATGGTGATTGGGAGGAGTTTTAAGCCAGTCCCTGTGGTGCCTTGTTAAACCAAAGGGGCTGCAAGCCCCTTTTTTTGATATGTATGTCATTGTATGCATTAATTAATAACGGCTATGGCCGTATACCATGGGGTGCGTCATGGCTTCAAATCCAGTTGTGAGTAATGAACATGAATTTAGCTATGGTAGTGCGGATTTTAATAAGGTCGTGCAACTGATTTATCAGCGGGCAGGGATCCGCTTAAATGATAGCAAGCAGCAGATGGTCTACAGCCGATTGGCGCGACGTTTGCGGGCCTTAAGTATGAATTCCTTTGCCGAGTATTTGCGGCTATTAGAGCAAAATCCAAATTCAGAAGAATGGCAGCAGTTTACGAATGCGTTGACGACTAATCTCACCTCATTTTTTCGCGAAGCTTATCATTTTGACATGCTGGCCGCTCAAATGCAGGAGAGTAGTTCGCGGCCTTTCCGTGTCTGGTGTGCTGCGGCATCCACTGGCGAGGAACCTTATTCATTGGCGATGACCGCGATCGAAGCCTACCAAGTCGCCAAACCGAACGTAGAGATTATTGCTTCTGATTTAGATACCCAAGTTTTGGCAATCGGAGCCAAGGGTGTCTATGCCTTGGATAAGTTAGAAAAGTTGTCCTTAGAGCGAAAGCGAGGATTTTTTCTCAAAGGGAAGGATGCAAATGCCGGAAAAGTTCGCGCAAAAAAAGCATTGCGTGAGTTGTTACATTTTCAGCAGATTAATTTATTAGATGCAAAGTGGCCCTTAGATGGGCGTTTTGACGCGATTTTCTGCCGCAATGTGATGATTTATTTTGATCAGGCCACACAAAAAATCATTCTGCAAAAAATGGGGCGCCTACTCAAACCCGATGGCCATTTGTATGTGGGACATTCCGAAAACCTGCATTTTTTGTCTGAGTACTATACCTCTTGTGGTAAAACCACTTACCGCCTCACAGAACGTGCGATTCATGAGTGGGGAGGGCGATAATGTCGGTCAAAGACTATGAAGAGGTGCTTGCCCCAACGCTGTATTTTGATCGAAATTTCGACACTGAGGCGGCTAAAATACTACCAGGGGAGTATTACGTTACAGGTCGAGACATGCTGTTGGTGACTGTACTGGGTTCGTGTGTCGCCGCATGCATTCGTGATCCAGTATCCGGTATTGGCGGCATGAATCATTTTATGCTGCCCGAGTCGACAGAGGATATGGCAACAGTGAACGGTTTGTCGACGCGTTATGGCACTTACGCCATGGAGGTATTAATAAATCAATTGTTGAAACAAGGCGCAAAAAAAACACGTTTAGAAGCCAAAGTCTTTGGCGGAGGTAATGTTTTGCGCGGATTTACTGTTTCTAATGTAGGCTTACAAAATGCCGAATTTGTAAAAAGCTTCTTGTCCTTGGAGCGCATCCCGATTGTTGCGCAAGATTTGCTCGATATTTATCCACGTAAAGTGTACTTTTTCCCGCAAACAGGACGGGTTTTAATTCGAAAATTGAAGGCAGTGCATAACAATACGATTGTTGAACGAGAAAAGAGCTACGGTGCTCGTTTAACGCATATGAAAGACGGTGGCGATGTGGAGTTGTTTTCATAATTTGACTGCCGAGGAGTTTCAATCGTGCCAAAAATTAGAGTGATTGTCGTTGATGATTCCGCTTTGATGCGGAGTTTATTAAAAGAAGTTATTGATACTGCGCCAGACATGGAGTGTATTGCAGCCGCGCCGGATCCGATTATTGCGCGGGAAATGATTCGAGAGCTCAATCCAGACGTGATTACGCTGGATGTTGAAATGCCCAAAATGGATGGCTTGGATTTCTTGTCGCGTTTAATGCGCTTAAAGCCGACGCCCGTCTTAATGATTTCATCGCTTACAGAGCATGGTTCAGAAGTTGCTTTACGTGCTTTAGAGTTGGGGGCGGTCGACATTATTCCAAAGCCTAAGCTCGATATTGCGCAAGGTATTCAGAATTATGCGGATGAGATACGAGAAAAAATTCGTATGGCCTCTAAGGCAAAGGTGCGAGCTTTGGCTAAAGAGCATGTCGCTTCACCGAGTCATTCTGCTGATGCGGTGTTGCCAAAATCGGTTCGCCCGCTCATGAAGTCAGAAAAATTAATTATTGTCGGTGCATCGACTGGTGGCACAGAAGCGTTAAAAGAATTTTTATTGCCAATGCCCCCGGATGCGCCAGCAATTTTAATCGCACAGCATATGCCGGAAATGTTTACTAAGTCGTTTGCCAATCGTTTGGATTCTTTGTGTCGAATTACGGTTAAAGAAGCAGAGCATGGTGAGCGCGTTCTGCCTGGGCACGCTTATATTGCTCCAGGGCACTCACATCTGGTGCTGGGTGTATCTGGGGCAAATTATGTTTGCCAATTGTCTCAAGCGCCACCTGTTAATCGTCATCGACCATCAGTGGATGTGCTATTTCGTTCGGCCGCGAATGTGGCTGGGCGAAATGCGGTAGGGGTTATTCTGACCGGCATGGGCAAAGATGGTGCAGCGGGCATGTTGGAAATGAGGCAGGCTGGTGCTTATAATTTTGCGCAAGATGAAGCAAGCTGCGTGGTGTTTGGTATGCCGAAAGAAGCAATTGCGCAAGGTGGGGCTAATGAAGTGGTTCCCCTGAAAGATATGACGCAAAAAGTATTGGCTTGGTTGGCCGCCAATGGTGGCCGAGCATTGAGGATTTAAAGGAATACATGGCTTTACCTGTTTTAATTGTTGAAGATGATGATGCTCTGCGCGAAGCCCTCGTGGATACGCTTGAATTGGGTGGCTATCAAGTGATTGCTGCAGAAGATGGATCTGAAGCTTTGTTGTTATTGGAAACGCATCGCGTGGGTATGGTGATATCTGACGTGCAAATGCAGCCGATGGATGGCAATACACTCTTGTATGAGATTAAGCAGCACTATCCATGGCTCCCCGTGATGTTGATGACAGCTTATGGCGTGATCGATAAAGCGGTTTCCGCACTGCATGCAGGTGCATGCCATTACTTGCCTAAGCCTTTTGAACCCGATTTATTGCTAACGCAGGTTGAGAAGTACGTTCTTCCCGATTTGGGCTTGGACGAAGTACTGGCAGAAGCTCCGATCATGAAGCAGTTGATGGATATTGCTCGCCGTGCCGCGATGGCTGATGCATCCATCATGCTCACTGGTGAGTCGGGTGTCGGTAAAGAAGTTATGGCGCGCTACATTCATCGCCATAGTCCACGCGCTAGCAAGCCTTTTGTCGCGATTAATTGCGCAGCCATTCCCGAGCAACTGCTTGAGTCAACCTTGTTTGGTCATGAGAAAGGCTCATTTACTGGCGCAGCAACGCAGCATGTCGGTAAGTTTGAACAGGCGCAGGGTGGCACTTTGTTGCTGGATGAAGTGACTGAAATGCCTTTGCCCTTGCAAGCTAAACTGTTGCGTGTATTACAAGAACGAGAATTAGAGCGGGTCGGGGGAGTGAAGCCCATCGCTTTAAATATTCGTGTGCTGGCAACGAGCAATCGAGATTTGGCGATCGAGGTGAAAGAAGGCCGATTCCGTGAAGATTTGTTTTATCGCTTGAATGTATTTCCACTCAGAATCCCCGCGCTGCGAGAACGGCAAGAAGATATTTTGCCTTTGGCACGATCTATGCTTTCTCGTTATTCAGTAGCATACCAACGGCGCTTACCCGTGTTCTCTCATGAAGCGGAGCAAGCACTGAAGCATTATGAATGGTTCGGCAATATCCGTGAGCTAGACAATGTGATTCAGCGTGCATTGATCTTGGCGCCAGGGGATGAAATTGCCGCTGAGCATTTGTATTTGCCTGTCGTGTCGGCAAATATTGCCGCCGATATGGCGCTGGATGATGCAGCAGAAACGAAGCCTGTTACTGCCAACATCAAAGACATGGAAAAAAACATGATCTTAGATGCGCTGAAGTCGACGAATGGGGTTCGGAAGGCTGCGGCGGAGAAATTGGGTATGAGTGAGCGAACTTTGCGCTATAAACTAGCTCAATATCGTGAACAAGACGGTAATTTAACAATTTGATGCCACATGGTGCAGGATTTGCTTGCCGCCGCCGCCATGCACCCCTACAATTTTGCCAAGAAGGATAGGTAGTTATGAGCGTGCAAGGAATTGATCAGGTTCTCGGCGAATTAAGGTCGATGTCTGCGCTGGCCTCAGGCCAGTCAGTCAATAATCCGGCAGCAGTGTCGGGCGGCCCTGATTTTGCAGAGTTACTTAAACAATCCATCGATCAAGTGAACCAAGTTTCGCAAGACGCACAAGCCAAACAAGTGGCTTTTCAGTCTGGTGATCCTGAGGCTAATTTACAAGATGTGATGGTTTCATTGCAAAAAGCCAGTTTGAGTTTTCAAACTATGGTTCAAGTGCGCAATAAGCTTGTTACTGCCTATCAAGAAGTTATGAGTATGCAGGTATAAACCTGAGACCTTGAAAATCGGTAAGGTATGGCAGAAGCGGGCGTCGCGACAGATAACACCATAGTTAGAGCAGGAAATATCGGTGGGCTGCGTGAGCGCTTCAACGAGATGCCTGCTGCCCGAAAAATGATCGCGATGGTGATGGTGGCGGTGATTATCGCAGCCGTGGTTGGATCATTACTGTGGTCACGTGAACCGGCTTATCGAATTTTATTTTCCAATTTGCCAGATAAAGACGGCGGCGCCGTTGTACAGTCTTTAGAGCAACTCAAAATCCCGTACAAACTTGATGCGGGCACCATTTCAGTTCCTGCCGATAAAATTTATGATATCCGTTTGAAGTTGGCCGCTCAAGGCCTGCCAAAAGCCGCTAATACTGGCTTTGAGTTGATTGATAATCAAAAGTTTGGTGTTTCTCAATTTGCTGAGCAAGTTAATTATCAGCGCGCTGTTGAAGGTGAATTGGTGCGCTCGATTGAGAGTATCTCTTCAGTAGAAAAAGCCCGTGTTCATTTAGCAACGCCAAAGCAAACGGTTTTTTTGCGTGATCAGCAGAAACCATCGGCATCGATTGTTTTGACTTTACATCCAGGGCGTACGCTCGATGGTGGTCAAATCGCCGGCATTATTCATTTGGTTTCATCGAGTATTCCAGGCTTGCCTGTTAGCAACGTAACCGTTGTTGATCAAGATGGTAATTTACTTTCTCGCTCAGCGGATTTAATGAATAAAGGTACGTTAGATCAGCGGCAATTACAGTATGTCAATCTGGTTGAGCGTGGCTTTGTTGAGCGCCTAGAAACTATTTTGGCACCGATTGTCGGTAAAGGGAATGTTCGCGCCGAAGTGACGGCACAAATTGATTTTTCTGAAGTTGAGCAGACGTCGGAAACCTTCAAACCCAATTCTCCTCCCAACGCAGCGGCAATTCGTAGCCAGCAGTCTTTAGAGCAAAGTGGCCGCTCCTCAGAGGATGCTGCAATGGGGGTGCCGGGGGCGTTGTCGAATCAGCCGCCGGGTGCTGCGACAGCGCCGATTACTGCGCCTGTTGCATCAGCAGCAAGTGGCGTTGTCGCTACAGCAGCGACCAACTTACGCAAAGAAGGCACAACTAACTTCGAGGTCGATAAAACCATTCAGCATGTTCGCCAATCAGTGGGTAATGTAAAGCGTCTATCCGCAGCGGTGGTATTGAACTACAAGGCAGGCAAAGATAAAGATGGCAAATTATCCTATGTTCCGTTTACGCCCGCTGAAATGACGCAAATTAACAATTTGGTTCGTGAAGCTATTGGCTTTAACAAAGAGCGTGGTGATTCGGTCAATGTGGTGAATGCGGCTTTTGCCGAATCGATGCCATTGGAAGAAAAACCATTGCAAGATCGCGCGCTCAGCTATGTGCAAAGCAATGGCCCCGATGTGCTGAAAGCGTTTGTGATTCTGGTTGCGGTATTCTATTTACTCTTCTTTATCGTACGTCCGTTGATGAAAGATATTACGCGCTCACGTGAAGACGCGCGTACCATGGAGCTTGATTTGGGAGAGATGCCAGTGGGTGACCATTTCTCTGCCGATTCTGGGTCCAAGTCAGAAAGCGAAGAAGACCAGCAGAAAATGTCTGCTTTTGCTGACTTGTTACAGCAAGCCAAAGAGTTGGCGAAAAATGACCCTCGGATGGTGGCAACGATTCTGCGCGAGTGGATGGCCAATGCCTCTGATGACAAAGCCGATCCAAATAAAATATCCTGAGCGAGGTCCGTATGGCTGCCAGTTTGAATGAAGAAGGCGTCAATCGCGGGGCTTTGCTTTTGATGTCCTTGGGCGAAGATTGCGCCGTCGAAGTCTTTAAGTTTTTGGGGCCGAAAGAGGTGCAAAAACTGGGCTTTGCGATGGCCAATATGAATGCGGTGAAGCGCGAGGATATGGATAAGGTGTTGGGCGATTTTATTGCCTCCACGCAAAACCGCGCTAATTTGGGTGCTGCCGACGAATACATTCGATCCGTTCTGACTAAGGCGCTGGGTACTGATAAAGCGGCTAACTTGCTCGATCGTATCTTGCAAGGCAATGACAATAATGGCATTGAGTCGCTCAAATGGATGGACTCGATTGCCGTGGCCGAATTGATTAAAAATGAACA contains these protein-coding regions:
- a CDS encoding protein-glutamate methylesterase/protein-glutamine glutaminase translates to MPKIRVIVVDDSALMRSLLKEVIDTAPDMECIAAAPDPIIAREMIRELNPDVITLDVEMPKMDGLDFLSRLMRLKPTPVLMISSLTEHGSEVALRALELGAVDIIPKPKLDIAQGIQNYADEIREKIRMASKAKVRALAKEHVASPSHSADAVLPKSVRPLMKSEKLIIVGASTGGTEALKEFLLPMPPDAPAILIAQHMPEMFTKSFANRLDSLCRITVKEAEHGERVLPGHAYIAPGHSHLVLGVSGANYVCQLSQAPPVNRHRPSVDVLFRSAANVAGRNAVGVILTGMGKDGAAGMLEMRQAGAYNFAQDEASCVVFGMPKEAIAQGGANEVVPLKDMTQKVLAWLAANGGRALRI
- a CDS encoding chemotaxis protein CheW is translated as MTIDMSQFIAVFFDEAAEHLASLEALLLKLNVANPDAEELNAIFRAAHSIKGGAATFGFSDLTEVTHILENLLDRIRKHETVLRPEMVDVFLRTGDVLQDMLAAHRGQGDADAEAIVQVTRELAQFSNEDNPASSNERISIEIAAGDEFDMAALLRELTSHGEIIDYEHGDNARPWRFRIDSTQMSASILDSISFLINPERISISEGEESDAGYGLFTPAEKSESTSADEAYGFFEQITKPEETTNDGYGFFEPLPVKKDALVEGEGFGFFVPAESLPIRETVVPQAEVAVTLVSELNRRSGDRVAADRAPAGDKSDTSIRVSVEKVDQLLNLVGELVITQSMLAQNALQLDPVLHEKLLSGVAQLERNTRELQESVMSIRMMPISFVFNRYPRLVRDLAGKLNKQVELRMIGENTELDKGFIEKLSDPMTHLVRNSLDHGLETPEVRLAKGKPAQGNLTLKAFHQGGNIVIEVSDDGAGLNRERILAKAKERGFNVSDSMPDSEVWMLIFEAGFSTAAEVTDVSGRGVGMDVVRKNIQSMGGRVEIQSMAGVGSTISVRLPLTLAILDGMSIAASDELYIIPLTFIIESLQPRVIDIKGMAGRGNVINVRGEYLPLIALYEIFNLPSKVNSFEEGIAIILEAEGQKIALFVDNLLGQHQVVVKNLETNYRRVPGVAGATIMGDGHVAFILDVAALVQMAQQISPPNLIPVAA
- a CDS encoding chemotaxis protein CheW, whose product is MDALMKDDDANRELLVFALGKEEYGIDILKVQEIRGYDAVTGIANAPNFIKGVINLRGNIVPIVDLRIKFSLGNVVYDQFTVVIIINVSQRTMGIVVDGVSDVMTLATDQLRAAPEFGSALDTAYILGLGTVEDRMIILVDIEKLMTSADMALVEAVAA
- a CDS encoding methyl-accepting chemotaxis protein, whose translation is MNNLTFSRRLSFGIAAIVAMLVILAAVAYSASSRTKADMEHLSGETLPLVIDGQLLINEANTIARSLRNMQIIGFATAEDKSKSAEEWERVMASRSTIKGILEKIEATAKQANDEAALKDLAVISEKRAIFVGAQTKFKALFDAGDVAGARLFVMGELRDSFNTYRDEILALNKLEQEQAISRAKTLVESSQGTQTTILFAAGLGLLLAVVIAVLLLRRVRQQLGGELETLQSVIERMAAGDLSQDVQLAAGDNGSMLAQVNTLQLKLRANAKTASENVRIKIALDSVSTSVMIADAERNIIYCNRAVDRLLATAEADIRKDLPQFSARNIIGANIDGFHKNPAHQRGMLDRLTTEHRASIVVGGRTFALIVNPVMNEKNGREGYVVEWLDRTEALAAELREKQLADENARILGALESTSTNVMLADENRVIVYMNKAVTSMLSGVQNDLRKVLPHFDVSKLIGTNIDGFHKNPSHQSSLLANLTSAYRSQITVAGKTFLLIASPVFSKEGKRLGSVVEWVDRTQEVAVEGEVGSLVDAAVNGDFTKRVDPTGKEGFMLKLAEGMNQLVASNEAGLNDVARVLGALAQGDLTQQITADYRGLLGQLKDDCNTTTARLAEIVTNIKEAASTINVASQEIAAGNSNLSSRTEQQAASLEETASSMEELTSTVKQNAENARQANQLAIGASDIAVKGGDVVGQVVSTMADINDSAKKIVDIISVIDGIAFQTNILALNAAVEAARAGEQGRGFAVVASEVRNLAQRSAGAAKEIKTLIGDSVLKVEAGSKLVDQAGNTMQDVVGAVRRVTDIMSEISAASSEQSAGIEQVNQAITTMDENTQQNAALVEEAAAAAESLEDQANNLTQTVGIFKLVAGQQVSRSAVARVAAPKLGASRPPAKQAPAGRSIPKLGSDDGDWEEF
- a CDS encoding CheR family methyltransferase → MASNPVVSNEHEFSYGSADFNKVVQLIYQRAGIRLNDSKQQMVYSRLARRLRALSMNSFAEYLRLLEQNPNSEEWQQFTNALTTNLTSFFREAYHFDMLAAQMQESSSRPFRVWCAAASTGEEPYSLAMTAIEAYQVAKPNVEIIASDLDTQVLAIGAKGVYALDKLEKLSLERKRGFFLKGKDANAGKVRAKKALRELLHFQQINLLDAKWPLDGRFDAIFCRNVMIYFDQATQKIILQKMGRLLKPDGHLYVGHSENLHFLSEYYTSCGKTTYRLTERAIHEWGGR
- the cheD gene encoding chemoreceptor glutamine deamidase CheD; this encodes MSVKDYEEVLAPTLYFDRNFDTEAAKILPGEYYVTGRDMLLVTVLGSCVAACIRDPVSGIGGMNHFMLPESTEDMATVNGLSTRYGTYAMEVLINQLLKQGAKKTRLEAKVFGGGNVLRGFTVSNVGLQNAEFVKSFLSLERIPIVAQDLLDIYPRKVYFFPQTGRVLIRKLKAVHNNTIVEREKSYGARLTHMKDGGDVELFS
- a CDS encoding response regulator; the encoded protein is MAKKVLTVDDSTSIRQMVAFTLKSAGYEVVEAADGNAGVTQAKNQQVDLILTDQNMPGMDGLTLIRTVRALPQYASTPILMLTTESSDTMKQQGRAVGATGWLVKPFDPQKLLEVVRKVIG